The Salvia miltiorrhiza cultivar Shanhuang (shh) chromosome 2, IMPLAD_Smil_shh, whole genome shotgun sequence DNA window atcagcataagaccgcttttacttgtccctatggcatctttgcttttaggaggatttcgtttggtctctgcaatgctcctgccacttttcaacgctgcatgatggcgattttccatgggttgattgagAACATTATGgagcgttgtgaggagacggcactagtgctaaattgggaaaaatgccacttcatggttcgtgaaggcattgttttggggcataaggtttctgcccaaggtttggaggtggatcCTGCTAAGATCGTGGCTATAGAGAAGTTGCCGCCTCCTACTTCTGTGAAATCGGTGCGGagttttcttgggcatgcaggattttataggcgcttcatcaaagacttctccaagctgtccaagccactttgtgctttgctagaaaaggatgtgaagtttgtcttcaccaatgagtgcctcgtctcctttgagaagttgaaagctgcactgaccactacgccagttttgatcatgccggattggagtgctccgttcgagttgatgtgcgatgctagcgattgggccgtgggagctgtgttggggcaaaagagagataaattgttcaaggtaatttactacactagtaaaaccttggattctgcgcagatgaactacactaccacggagaaggagctgctagctgtggtgtatgcctttgataagttccgttcttatttgattggaactcattcaattgtctacactgatcatgccgccatccgctacttgtttacgaagaaggactccaagccccgcttgattcgttggatcttattgctgcaagagtttgatatggagatccgagatcgaaagggatgtgagaatgtggtagctgaccacttgtctcgattggagaatccgatcgagggggatgatccgaagatggccatcaatgagtcttttcccgatgagcagatttgggcggtgctatttaaggatccttggtcTGCCGATTATAGCAACTACTTGGTTATTGAagctcttcccgaggggttatcgcactatcaaaagaagaagttcctccatgatgtcaagttttattattgggaggatccttacccataccggaggtgcgccgatggctttattcggcgatgtgttagggagcatgaatggccgaagatcattgaggagtgtcatagctcacctagtggaggtcactttgctgccaaccgcactgccatgaaggtaaatcatagtggattctattggccttcaatttttgcagattgccatgctttcgtaaagtcttgtgatcgatgccaacgcatgggcaacattaccaAGCGGGATGAGATGCCACAGAACATCATTGTTGAGGTAGAGctatttgatgtttggggaattgacttcatggttcctttccctccttcatgtggtttttcctatatattgcttgcggttgagtatgtgtctagatgggtggaggcgatcccaactgtcaccaatgattcaaaggtagtcattaaattcttgcaaaagaatatcttgactcgattcggagcaccgagagcgttgcttagtgatgggggttcGCACTTCAACAATAAGCTGCTAGCAAGTGTTttggcaaagtatggagtaaagcacaaggtgacgactccatatcatcctcaagctaatgggcaggcaGAGTTGGCAAATTGAGAAATCAAacagattttggagaagagcgtcgccaacaagaaagattgggcaaagcaattggatgatgctctttgggcgtatcgcactgcctacaagactccaattggtatgtctccctatcaacttgtttttggcaaatcctgtcatttacctgttgagattgagcacaaggcatattgggcgacgaggagaatcaatttggagttcaaggaggccggtCATACAAGATGCGATATGTTGACGGAgttggatgagtggaggaatgaaGCGTATGAGAGTTCCCGTATCTACAAGGAAAGGGCAAAGAAGTTTCATGATTTGAGCATTCGCACAAAGGAATTCAAGCCGGGACATGAGGTACTCTTGTATGATTCTAAGCTTCGTCTATTTTCTGGCAAGCTGCAGTCTAGATGGAGAGGTCCATATGTGGTTcacaagagcaattggaatgtgACTTATGAGTTGCTTGCATCGAATGGGTCCACTTTCACTGTTAATGGCCATCGCCTCAAACCGTACTTCAAAGCAGAGTTGGACCACGATGTGGAAGTGGTCAATTTCATTGATCCATGATTGGAGGTAtcgtcaagctatagacgttaattttagcacttgttgggaggtaacccaatttttattgctttattagttcttgcttgttttttttttcttttcgtttgTCGTTGTTTTTCCTCTCGTTTTTGTTAGTTTTTACTTTGTGAGTTTATGCTCGTTTTTCATGTTTGTGCTAGTGtgtttgtcgcagcccgatatagccagtgatagcgtataccaagtatcgtacgactaataaaagaaatagtgaaagaaataggaatacatcttgttttagcggaagcaattgcaaaccttactcattttaaagaaggatttcaagaccaaaataattactagcttgggtaaacatgattaagccattgaaacttagcaagggtctgagaagtatttcccttaagggatattacagacataagcaaattaaataaagagtttcatcagagttatgcagcgagatgcgttactatatgtgtgaagacatatagcagggagttcaaattcttatagagtcaaagcttataaagataaatatgagacataggaaagacacagccaactgacaattccaacagctttcacccatcctcgcgccaagccagacctgcatatttagaaatacatgcagggctgagtaccaaaaagcactcagtggactcatgccggaaataattgaaatgttgctcttagagctatatgtcaatcttgccctttt harbors:
- the LOC131008149 gene encoding uncharacterized protein LOC131008149 yields the protein MLTELDEWRNEAYESSRIYKERAKKFHDLSIRTKEFKPGHEVLLYDSKLRLFSGKLQSRWRGPYVVHKSNWNVTYELLASNGSTFTVNGHRLKPYFKAELDHDVEVVNFIDP